Proteins encoded together in one Triticum dicoccoides isolate Atlit2015 ecotype Zavitan chromosome 7B, WEW_v2.0, whole genome shotgun sequence window:
- the LOC119336840 gene encoding probable serine/threonine-protein kinase PBL19, translating into MGCFAFKSGKSRRRPAGGGKPPVEPKPDGPKRSKASSSASTPTRSIQELSEERGAAGLRVFGLEELGSATNGFSRALKIGEGGFGSVYRAFFRSAAGGRVVLAVKRLNQRSLQGHKQWLAEVQFLCVLEHPNLVKLVGYCAVDSEAGKHRLLVYEFMPNKTLDDHLFSRAHPPLPWRTRLQIMAGAARGLDYLHRGLPEVQVIYRDFKASNVLLDGEFRPKLSDFGLAREGPTEGRTHVSTAVVGTHGYAAPDYIETGHLTVKSDVWGFGVVLYEILTGRRSVERSRPAEEQKLLGWVRRHPPGGDSFRTIMDPRLGGRYPLAAAREAARLADRCLGKNPKERPAMAEVVEELERVLQMEPAPATPKR; encoded by the exons ATGGGGTGCTTTGCGTTCAAGAGCGGCAAGAGCCGTCGGCGCCCTGCTGGCGGCGGAAAGCCGCCGGTGGAGCCTAAGCCGGACGGGCCGAAGCGGAGCAAGGCGTCGTCGTCGGCGTCGACGCCGACGAGGAGCATCCAGGAGCTCTCGGAGGAGCGGGGTGCGGCGGGGCTCCGCGTGTTCGGCCTGGAGGAGCTCGGCAGCGCCACCAACGGCTTCAGCCGCGCGCTCAAGATCGGCGAGGGCGGCTTCGGCTCCGTCTACCGCGCCTTCTTCCGCTCCGCCGCCGGCGGCCGCGTCGTCCTCGCCGTCAAGCGCCTCAACCAACGCAGCTTACAG GGGCACAAGCAGTGGCTTGCTGAGGTGCAGTTCCTGTGCGTCCTGGAGCACCCGAACCTGGTGAAGCTCGTCGGCTACTGCGCGGTGGACTCGGAGGCGGGCAAGCACAGGCTGCTGGTGTACGAGTTCATGCCCAACAAGACCCTGGACGACCACCTCTTCAGCCGAGCCCACCCGCCGCTCCCCTGGAGGACGAGGCTGCAGATCATGGCCGGCGCCGCGCGCGGCCTCGACTACCTCCACCGTGGCCTCCCGGAAGTCCAG GTGATATACAGGGACTTCAAGGCCTCCAACGTGCTCCTGGACGGCGAGTTCCGGCCGAAGCTGTCGGACTTCGGGCTGGCGAGGGAGGGGCCGACGGAGGGGCGGACGCACGtgtcgacggcggtggtgggcacgCACGGCTACGCGGCGCCGGACTACATCGAGACGGGGCACCTGACGGTGAAGAGCGACGTGTGGGGGTTCGGGGTGGTGCTGTACGAGATCCTGACGGGGCGGCGGTCGGTGGAGCGGAGCCGGCCGGCGGAGGAGCAGAAGCTGCTGGGGTGGGTGCGGCGGCACCCGCCCGGAGGGGACAGCTTCAGGACCATCATGGACCCGCGGCTGGGCGGGCGGTACCCGCTGGCGGCCGCGCGCGAGGCGGCGAGGCTGGCGGACCGGTGCCTCGGCAAGAACCCCAAGGAGCGGCCGGCGATGGCGGAGGTCGTGGAGGAGCTCGAGCGGGTGCTGCAGATGGAGCCGGCCCCGGCGACGCCCAAGAGATGA
- the LOC119336841 gene encoding novel plant SNARE 11-like, whose translation MDLASVNEELAEIDGQIADIFRALQNGFQKLDKIKDANRRSRQLEELTDKMRDCKRLIKDFERVVKDEAGSVDPNTSKFLNERKQSLIKELNSYVALKKQHASENKRVDLFDAPSGEDAFGEENVLLASNMTNQQLMQHGDNLMDETDQALARSKQTVQETINVGTETAAALKAQTEQMSRVVNELDSIHFSMKKASKLVKEIGRQVATDRCIMGLLFLIVAGVIAVIIVKIVNPHNKDIPDLPGLAPPVSRRLLSIVENNG comes from the exons ATGGATTTGGCGTCGGTCAACGAGGAGCTCGCCGAGATCGACGGGCAGATCGCCGACATCTTCCGCGCATTGCA AAATGGGTTCCAGAAGCTCGACAAGATCAAGGATGCCAACCGCCGGAGCAGGCAGCTCGAAGAGCTTACTGACAAGATGCGAGACTGCAAAAG GCTTAtcaaagattttgaacgagttgtcAAGGATGAAGCAGGAAGTGTTGATCCGAACACTTCTAAATTTCTGAACGAGAGAAAGCAGTCACTG ATCAAGGAATTGAACTCTTATGTTGCTCTGAAGAAACA ACATGCAAGTGAAAATAAGCGAGTTGATCTTTTTGATGCTCCAAGTGGTGAAGATGCCTTTGGTGAAGAAAATGTTCTGTTAGCATCTA ATATGACAAACCAGCAGCTAATGCAGCATGGAGACAATCTAATGGATGAGACTGATCAAGCTCTCGCACGATCTAAACAG ACTGTCCAAGAGACGATCAATGTGGGTACCGAAACTGCAGCTGCTCTGAAAGCACAG ACAGAGCAAATGAGCAGGGTTGTTAACGAGCTGGATTCCATTCATTTCTCCATGAAAAAGGCATCAAAATTGGTGAAAGAAATTGGTAGGCAGGTTGCGACTGATCGCTGCATCATGGGCTTGCTTTTTCTCATTGTCGCTGGAGTCATAGCTGTAATCATTGTTAAG ATTGTAAACCCACACAACAAAGATATTCCTGACCTCCCCGGGCTCGCTCCACCGGTCAGCAGAAGGCTGTTGTCCATTGTAGAGAACAA TGGGTAG